One Frankia alni ACN14a DNA window includes the following coding sequences:
- a CDS encoding M56 family metallopeptidase — MVWVPLVVNVIVAVCAPALARRLPYRVKPAALTTGAVLAAAGWVSSLTLLAASFADRVPALAHRLGATVRAPQAELPPSLAGATAVLAVGAAAGMLLTAAARIGRDLIRAERLVRRLPPGRVHVLPQRRPDACAVGGVTGGRVVITAGMLDCLDSAEREAVLAHEHAHLTGGHHWLRMVVACCAAVDPLLRHLPGLVESACERWADEHAARATGQRRVLAQALGKVSLATLRETQGHRPGDAGVSRSTPTTCGFDHSGVTERMVALLDGSASATRVPATVLLATSALTAIMIGSAVHASTDYLALLR; from the coding sequence ATGGTCTGGGTTCCCCTGGTCGTCAACGTCATCGTCGCGGTGTGCGCACCGGCCCTCGCCCGACGGCTGCCCTACCGGGTGAAGCCGGCGGCGCTTACCACCGGCGCCGTGCTCGCGGCGGCGGGCTGGGTGTCGTCCCTGACACTGCTGGCGGCCAGCTTCGCCGATCGGGTGCCGGCTCTCGCGCACCGGCTCGGCGCGACCGTCAGGGCACCGCAGGCCGAGCTTCCGCCGTCACTCGCGGGCGCGACGGCCGTTCTGGCCGTCGGTGCCGCCGCCGGCATGCTGCTGACCGCGGCCGCTCGGATCGGCCGGGACCTGATCAGGGCGGAGCGGCTGGTCCGCCGGCTGCCGCCCGGTCGGGTCCATGTCCTCCCGCAGCGCCGGCCCGACGCCTGTGCGGTCGGTGGCGTCACCGGGGGACGGGTCGTCATCACCGCGGGCATGCTCGACTGCCTGGACAGCGCCGAGCGGGAGGCCGTGCTCGCCCACGAGCACGCCCACCTCACCGGTGGACATCACTGGCTGCGGATGGTCGTCGCCTGCTGCGCGGCGGTGGACCCGCTGCTCAGACACCTGCCCGGTCTCGTCGAGAGCGCCTGCGAGCGGTGGGCGGACGAGCACGCGGCCCGCGCGACTGGGCAGCGGCGCGTCCTCGCGCAGGCGCTCGGGAAGGTCTCGCTGGCGACGCTGCGGGAGACCCAGGGGCACCGACCGGGCGACGCGGGAGTATCCCGGTCAACGCCCACCACGTGCGGCTTCGACCACAGCGGCGTCACGGAAAGGATGGTGGCACTCCTCGACGGGTCAGCCAGCGCCACCCGGGTGCCCGCGACGGTCCTGCTGGCGACCAGCGCGCTCACGGCGATCATGATTGGTTCCGCGGTGCACGCCAGCACGGACTACCTCGCGCTGCTCCGCTAG
- a CDS encoding DUF2231 domain-containing protein yields the protein MGPTQISGLPAHALLVHVVVVLVPLTALLVVLSAVWPAARRRLGVLTPLVALVAVVSVPLTTHAGEWLEARVPPDALVRRHAELGDGLLPWAIGLFVLAAAVWLWGRRSELGGTADGGTHAAARPGGLAVMIVLAVLSVVVAVGSVVQIYRIGDSGAKAVWHDSFSPNPGPGEHG from the coding sequence GTGGGACCAACGCAGATCAGTGGCCTGCCGGCGCATGCGCTGCTCGTGCATGTCGTCGTCGTGCTCGTGCCGCTCACCGCGCTGCTGGTCGTGCTGTCGGCCGTCTGGCCCGCCGCCCGGCGCCGGCTCGGTGTGCTCACGCCGTTGGTGGCCCTGGTCGCGGTCGTGAGTGTGCCGCTGACCACCCATGCCGGGGAATGGCTCGAGGCTCGGGTCCCTCCGGATGCGTTGGTCCGCCGGCACGCCGAGCTGGGCGACGGCCTGCTGCCGTGGGCGATCGGGTTGTTCGTCCTGGCGGCGGCGGTCTGGTTGTGGGGTCGGCGCAGCGAGCTCGGCGGGACCGCCGACGGCGGGACGCACGCGGCCGCCCGCCCCGGTGGGCTGGCCGTGATGATCGTGCTCGCGGTCCTGAGCGTGGTTGTCGCGGTCGGCTCGGTGGTGCAGATCTACCGGATCGGTGACAGCGGGGCGAAGGCCGTCTGGCACGACAGCTTCAGTCCGAACCCCGGACCTGGCGAACACGGCTGA
- a CDS encoding carbon-nitrogen hydrolase family protein, with the protein MITVAAVAADFGRDLTDAFARIASILDAARARGAGLVVLPEAALGGYLTTLDGPTLDGPTLDGATASAPHATSTDGTSGDGTSSLPPALDLDGPQVRRLAALAGDLVVTAGLCEADGDLRYNTAVAVSGDGLLGVHRKVHQPLGEGASYRAGDSFAAFDTPLGRMGMLICYDKAFPEAARALALDGAEIVACLSAWPAARTFRAPDLADDRWTHRFDLFDRARALENQVLWVSANQSGSFGSLRFVASAKVVDAGGAVLATTGTRPGVAYATVDLPAMLSSARAGMYHLRDRRPDAYLGVARQGNARRGSA; encoded by the coding sequence GTGATCACCGTCGCCGCGGTCGCGGCCGACTTCGGCCGGGACCTGACCGACGCCTTCGCCCGCATCGCCTCGATCCTCGACGCCGCGCGGGCGCGGGGCGCGGGGCTGGTCGTCCTGCCCGAGGCGGCCCTGGGCGGCTATCTGACCACCCTCGACGGCCCCACCCTCGATGGCCCCACCCTCGACGGCGCCACGGCCTCGGCCCCCCACGCAACCAGCACCGATGGGACGAGCGGCGACGGGACCAGCTCGCTGCCGCCGGCCCTCGACCTCGACGGCCCCCAGGTGCGCCGGCTCGCCGCACTGGCCGGGGATCTGGTCGTCACCGCGGGCCTGTGTGAGGCCGACGGCGACCTGCGTTACAACACCGCGGTCGCGGTCAGCGGCGACGGTCTGCTCGGGGTGCACCGCAAGGTGCACCAACCCCTCGGCGAGGGCGCCTCGTACCGGGCGGGCGACAGCTTCGCCGCGTTCGACACCCCGCTGGGCCGGATGGGGATGCTGATCTGCTACGACAAGGCGTTCCCCGAGGCAGCGCGGGCGCTGGCCCTCGACGGCGCCGAGATCGTGGCCTGCCTGTCGGCGTGGCCCGCGGCCCGCACCTTCCGCGCGCCCGACCTCGCCGACGACCGCTGGACGCACCGGTTCGACCTGTTCGACCGGGCCCGCGCGCTGGAGAACCAGGTGCTGTGGGTGTCGGCGAACCAGTCCGGGAGCTTCGGGTCGCTGCGGTTCGTCGCCAGCGCCAAGGTCGTCGACGCCGGCGGCGCGGTGCTCGCCACGACCGGGACCCGGCCAGGCGTCGCCTACGCCACGGTGGACCTCCCGGCGATGCTGTCGTCCGCCCGGGCGGGCATGTACCACCTGCGCGACCGCCGTCCCGACGCCTACCTCGGGGTCGCCCGACAGGGAAACGCCCGACGTGGGAGCGCGTGA
- a CDS encoding TIGR03620 family F420-dependent LLM class oxidoreductase, with protein sequence MTVRTGRFGVCTGQHQWPAEASERAEIAGELEDLGFGAIWFGNAAGDLDLPAQILTATSRITAATSIINAWTEPAELVARRRVAIVRDHPDRLLLGIGAGHKESVEPRTGRRYERPYQAVVDYLDRLDKAIPPVPPAERALAALGPRLLGLARERTAGAVPYLVTPAHTRQAREILGDGPLLAPGQMVLLESDPTAARGAARAALAVYLRRVNYTRNLLRIGFTADDLADGGSDRLVDGLVAWGDPATVVDRLTEHHQAGADHVSIHLITAGGTPPLAQWRRLAAALSPPG encoded by the coding sequence ATGACGGTCAGGACCGGACGGTTCGGGGTGTGCACGGGCCAGCACCAGTGGCCGGCAGAGGCGAGTGAGCGGGCGGAGATCGCGGGCGAGCTGGAGGACCTGGGATTCGGAGCGATCTGGTTCGGCAATGCCGCGGGCGATCTGGACCTGCCGGCGCAGATCCTCACGGCGACGTCGCGGATCACGGCGGCGACCAGCATCATCAACGCCTGGACCGAGCCGGCCGAGCTCGTCGCGCGCCGCCGCGTCGCGATCGTCAGGGATCATCCGGACCGGCTGCTGCTCGGCATCGGCGCCGGGCACAAGGAGTCCGTCGAGCCTCGGACCGGACGCCGCTACGAACGTCCCTACCAGGCCGTCGTCGACTACCTGGACCGACTCGACAAGGCGATCCCGCCGGTGCCGCCCGCCGAACGGGCGCTCGCCGCCCTCGGCCCGCGCCTGCTCGGCCTCGCCCGCGAGCGCACCGCCGGGGCCGTGCCATACCTGGTCACCCCGGCGCACACCCGGCAGGCCCGGGAGATCCTCGGCGACGGCCCGCTGCTGGCCCCCGGCCAGATGGTCCTGCTGGAATCCGACCCGACGGCCGCGCGGGGCGCTGCCCGAGCCGCGCTAGCCGTCTACCTGAGGCGGGTCAACTACACCCGCAACCTGCTACGCATCGGCTTCACCGCGGACGACCTCGCCGACGGCGGCAGCGACCGTCTCGTCGACGGGCTGGTGGCCTGGGGCGACCCGGCGACCGTGGTCGACCGCCTGACAGAGCATCATCAGGCCGGCGCCGACCACGTCAGCATCCACCTGATCACTGCTGGCGGGACGCCGCCCCTGGCGCAGTGGCGCAGGCTGGCCGCGGCCCTGTCGCCGCCCGGCTAG
- a CDS encoding MSMEG_0569 family flavin-dependent oxidoreductase, translated as MGARDVGAAGRESPDTVEHLPVAVIGAGQAGLAMSWHLTADGVDHAVLERDTALHTWSDARWDSFCLVTPNWQCRLPGHAYDGPDPNGFMVKSEIVAWLDGYRASFDPPVREHTAVNSLRPLGDGPGAADPAGGFAVRTTAGELVADQVVVATGGYHTPAIPRLAERLPADLHQVHSARYRRPADLPAGPVLVVGTGQSGAQIAEDLHLAGRQVHLAVGYAPRFARRYRGRDVIAWMHDTGHYARPVTDRPVEERSADRTNHYVTGRDGGRDIDLRAFARQGMVLHGRLTGVDAGRFAFADDLAANLDAADEVYNGINELIDAHIAANGLDVAVGPSRYTPVWQPPSATGPALAVTDVAAVVWATGFTRDYRWLHAGIFDGAGHPQHRRGVTAVPGLYLLGLPWLHTWGSGRFAGIARDAAYLAEQVRDRRARQVRAHQVRAGTLAGPTADGARMVGQTWGGPWSPIGR; from the coding sequence GTGGGAGCGCGTGACGTGGGAGCGGCCGGCCGGGAATCGCCCGACACGGTCGAACACCTCCCCGTGGCCGTGATCGGCGCCGGTCAGGCCGGGCTCGCGATGAGCTGGCATCTGACCGCCGACGGCGTCGACCACGCCGTCCTCGAACGCGACACCGCCCTGCACACCTGGTCCGACGCTCGCTGGGACAGCTTCTGCCTGGTCACGCCGAACTGGCAGTGCCGGCTGCCCGGCCACGCCTACGACGGGCCCGACCCGAACGGTTTCATGGTGAAGTCCGAGATCGTCGCCTGGCTCGACGGCTACCGCGCGAGCTTCGATCCGCCGGTCCGCGAGCACACCGCGGTGAACTCCCTGCGCCCGCTCGGCGACGGGCCCGGCGCCGCGGACCCGGCCGGCGGCTTCGCCGTGCGCACCACCGCCGGCGAGCTCGTCGCCGACCAGGTCGTCGTCGCCACCGGCGGCTACCACACCCCCGCGATCCCGCGGCTGGCCGAGCGGCTGCCGGCCGACCTGCACCAGGTGCACTCCGCGCGCTACCGGCGCCCCGCGGACCTGCCCGCCGGACCGGTGCTCGTCGTCGGCACCGGGCAGTCGGGCGCGCAGATCGCCGAGGACCTGCACCTCGCCGGCCGGCAGGTGCACCTCGCGGTCGGCTACGCGCCCCGGTTCGCCCGCCGCTACCGGGGCCGCGACGTCATCGCCTGGATGCACGACACCGGCCACTACGCCAGGCCCGTCACCGACAGGCCGGTCGAGGAGCGCAGCGCCGACCGCACCAACCACTACGTCACCGGTCGCGACGGTGGGCGCGACATCGACCTGCGCGCCTTCGCCCGCCAGGGGATGGTGCTGCACGGCCGGTTGACGGGCGTCGACGCCGGCCGGTTCGCCTTCGCCGACGACCTCGCCGCGAACCTCGACGCCGCCGACGAGGTCTACAACGGCATCAACGAGCTGATCGACGCCCACATCGCCGCCAACGGGCTCGACGTGGCGGTCGGCCCGAGTCGCTACACGCCGGTCTGGCAGCCCCCGAGTGCCACCGGGCCGGCCCTCGCCGTCACCGACGTGGCCGCCGTCGTCTGGGCGACCGGGTTCACCCGCGACTACCGCTGGCTACACGCCGGGATCTTCGACGGCGCCGGGCATCCGCAGCACCGCCGCGGGGTGACCGCCGTGCCCGGGTTGTACCTGCTCGGCCTGCCGTGGCTGCACACCTGGGGGTCGGGCCGGTTCGCCGGCATCGCGCGGGACGCCGCCTACCTCGCCGAACAGGTCCGTGACCGCCGCGCGCGCCAGGTCCGCGCGCACCAGGTCCGCGCGGGCACGCTCGCCGGGCCGACGGCGGACGGCGCTCGGATGGTCGGGCAGACCTGGGGCGGCCCCTGGTCGCCGATCGGACGATGA
- a CDS encoding MSMEG_0565 family glycosyltransferase: protein MRVALLTYSTRPRGGVVHTLALAEALVDLGAEVDVWTLARGGDGGFFRAVDPRVGVRAVPFGEVPDEPVGPRILRSIAVLAAAFDAAGYDAVHAQDCISANAVLDAAGPRGPRGPAHAIRTIHHLDAFTTPELAACHERAVVAPRAHVCVSAAVAAEVERGWGIRPTVIPNGVDAARFAAAAGDGAARRAWADRLGPYVLAVGGIEPRKGTADLVEAMALVRRARPELALVVGGGETLFDYRGYREAVLARATELEVTPLILGPVDHGALPALVAQAAAFAFPSTKEGFGLAALEALAAGVPVVARNLPVLREVLGPAVRYASTPDELGDALLAAAGARDPAATERGRTLATGYTWAGAASAHLTLYARLIGASAG, encoded by the coding sequence GTGCGGGTCGCGCTGCTGACCTACTCCACGCGGCCCCGCGGCGGGGTCGTGCACACCCTGGCGCTGGCCGAGGCACTCGTCGACCTCGGCGCCGAGGTCGACGTGTGGACCTTGGCCCGCGGCGGCGACGGCGGCTTCTTCCGCGCCGTCGATCCCCGCGTCGGCGTGCGAGCGGTGCCCTTCGGGGAGGTGCCGGACGAGCCGGTGGGCCCGCGGATCCTGCGCTCGATCGCCGTCCTGGCCGCCGCCTTCGACGCCGCCGGCTACGACGCCGTGCACGCCCAGGACTGCATCAGCGCCAACGCCGTGCTCGACGCCGCCGGTCCCCGCGGTCCCCGCGGGCCGGCCCACGCCATCCGCACGATCCACCACCTCGACGCGTTCACCACGCCGGAGCTCGCCGCCTGCCACGAACGCGCGGTCGTCGCCCCGCGGGCACACGTCTGCGTCTCCGCCGCCGTGGCCGCCGAGGTCGAGCGCGGCTGGGGAATCCGCCCGACGGTGATCCCGAACGGCGTCGACGCCGCCCGCTTCGCCGCCGCCGCGGGCGACGGCGCCGCCCGGCGGGCCTGGGCGGACCGGCTCGGTCCCTACGTCCTGGCCGTCGGCGGCATCGAACCGCGCAAGGGCACCGCCGACCTGGTCGAGGCGATGGCGCTGGTCCGCCGGGCCCGCCCGGAGCTGGCCCTGGTCGTGGGCGGCGGCGAGACGCTGTTCGACTACCGCGGCTACCGCGAGGCGGTGCTGGCACGTGCGACGGAGCTGGAGGTGACGCCGCTGATCCTCGGCCCGGTCGACCACGGCGCGCTGCCGGCACTGGTCGCGCAGGCGGCGGCGTTCGCGTTCCCGTCGACGAAGGAGGGGTTCGGGCTGGCCGCCCTGGAGGCGCTCGCCGCCGGGGTGCCGGTCGTGGCCCGGAACCTGCCGGTGCTGCGCGAGGTCCTGGGACCGGCGGTGCGCTACGCGAGCACCCCGGACGAACTGGGCGACGCGCTGCTCGCCGCCGCCGGCGCCCGCGACCCGGCGGCGACCGAACGCGGCCGGACCCTGGCCACCGGCTACACCTGGGCCGGCGCCGCCAGCGCCCACCTGACTCTGTACGCCCGGCTCATCGGCGCGAGCGCCGGCTGA
- a CDS encoding BlaI/MecI/CopY family transcriptional regulator, with amino-acid sequence MRDRGPGRRVAGELESAVLAVLWEAGGPLTPSQTQEALVRDGHELAYTSVATTLARLHGKGMLERTVAGRGHAYTPTAAAARQLADRMRGLLGDGRGRTEVLSHFVAGLTADDEATLLALLAAAEDEPPTGGGPPPAAGEPPGARS; translated from the coding sequence ATGCGTGACAGGGGGCCCGGGCGGCGGGTGGCCGGCGAGCTGGAGTCCGCCGTCCTCGCCGTGCTGTGGGAGGCCGGCGGGCCGCTCACCCCGAGCCAGACCCAGGAGGCCCTGGTCCGGGACGGCCACGAACTCGCCTACACGAGCGTGGCGACGACGCTCGCCCGGCTGCACGGCAAGGGCATGCTGGAACGGACAGTCGCCGGCCGTGGTCACGCCTACACCCCGACGGCGGCGGCGGCCCGGCAGCTCGCCGATCGGATGCGCGGGCTGCTCGGGGACGGCCGCGGCCGGACCGAGGTCCTCAGCCACTTCGTCGCCGGGCTCACGGCCGACGATGAGGCCACCCTCCTCGCCTTGCTGGCCGCCGCCGAGGATGAACCCCCGACCGGCGGTGGCCCGCCGCCCGCCGCCGGCGAGCCACCGGGCGCGCGATCATGA
- a CDS encoding MSMEG_0567/sll0787 family protein — MDLGGVLLGVPAPATRPPAWTIDVATERADLAAYRRLRRDVFVVEQGLFGGTARGGTDHDDADDDERTVVLLARAAGGELLGGVRLHCATGADLGWWRGGRLAVVRPARGGAGHGAGHGAGIGSALVRAACAFAEQAGVLRFEATVQAAGEPAFQRLGWRSVRPCTVAGKPHVLMRWPIDRLARQAAATKAPLGALLGGLRPGGAGFVGDDGAPVPGSDLVAACDAIVPSLVERDPEWAGWCGVLVNANDLAAMGADPVGLLDAVGARDASFAARVLSGLRAAATAYRLPILGGHTQFGVPAALTVTALGRSARPVPAGGGQAGHAVSLTADLGGTWRRGHTGRQWDSTTSRGADELAAMTGFVARTAPAAAKDVSMAGLVGTLGMLAEASGCGAVLDVAAVPRPDSAGVADWLSCFPGFAMLTADAPGRGVADAGCATSKVCGALTTGAGVALRWPDGELTEGVPGTVTGLGPAGEVE; from the coding sequence ATGGATCTGGGGGGCGTCCTGCTCGGCGTGCCCGCGCCGGCGACCCGGCCACCGGCATGGACGATCGACGTGGCGACCGAGCGGGCGGATCTCGCGGCCTATCGGCGGCTGCGCCGTGACGTCTTCGTCGTCGAGCAGGGGCTGTTCGGCGGCACCGCCCGCGGCGGCACCGATCATGACGATGCGGACGACGACGAGCGCACCGTCGTCCTGCTCGCCCGCGCGGCGGGCGGGGAGCTGCTCGGCGGCGTCCGGCTGCACTGCGCGACCGGCGCCGATCTCGGCTGGTGGAGGGGCGGGCGGCTGGCCGTCGTCCGGCCCGCCCGCGGCGGCGCGGGACATGGCGCGGGACATGGCGCGGGGATCGGCTCGGCGCTGGTCCGGGCGGCCTGCGCGTTCGCCGAGCAGGCCGGGGTGCTGCGGTTCGAGGCGACCGTCCAGGCCGCCGGCGAGCCGGCGTTCCAGCGGCTGGGCTGGCGCTCGGTGCGTCCCTGCACGGTCGCGGGCAAGCCGCACGTGCTGATGCGCTGGCCGATCGACCGCCTCGCCCGCCAGGCCGCGGCGACCAAGGCACCCCTCGGCGCGCTGCTCGGCGGCCTGCGGCCCGGCGGTGCCGGCTTCGTCGGCGACGACGGCGCCCCCGTGCCGGGCAGCGACCTCGTCGCCGCCTGCGACGCCATCGTGCCCTCGCTTGTCGAGCGGGATCCGGAATGGGCGGGCTGGTGCGGGGTGCTCGTCAACGCCAACGACCTGGCGGCGATGGGGGCCGATCCCGTCGGACTGCTCGACGCCGTCGGAGCCCGGGACGCCTCCTTCGCCGCCCGGGTGCTGTCCGGGCTGCGCGCGGCGGCCACGGCCTACCGGCTGCCGATCCTCGGTGGGCACACCCAGTTCGGCGTCCCGGCCGCGCTGACGGTCACCGCGCTGGGCCGCAGCGCGCGGCCCGTGCCGGCCGGCGGTGGGCAGGCCGGGCACGCCGTCTCGCTGACCGCCGACCTCGGCGGGACCTGGCGGCGCGGTCACACCGGGCGGCAGTGGGACTCCACCACCTCCCGCGGCGCCGACGAGCTCGCCGCGATGACCGGGTTCGTCGCCCGCACCGCCCCGGCCGCCGCCAAGGACGTCAGCATGGCCGGCCTGGTCGGCACGCTCGGCATGCTCGCCGAGGCCAGCGGCTGCGGGGCCGTGCTGGACGTCGCCGCGGTGCCCCGCCCGGACTCCGCCGGCGTCGCCGACTGGTTGTCGTGCTTTCCGGGCTTCGCGATGCTCACCGCGGACGCGCCCGGCCGCGGCGTCGCGGACGCGGGCTGCGCCACCTCCAAGGTCTGCGGGGCGCTGACGACCGGCGCCGGGGTGGCCCTGCGCTGGCCGGACGGCGAACTCACCGAGGGCGTGCCCGGCACCGTCACCGGGCTGGGACCGGCCGGTGAGGTCGAGTGA
- a CDS encoding putative bifunctional diguanylate cyclase/phosphodiesterase: MTSISRASSQGRVWWLLGAGLVSFALADSLLLVIVTAGHTPSNGVLSSLWLLSVLMPALASWLRPRWQPPAKMSGWGVIAVPLVLATVALGLLVLGAAIDLPAVTVALAAATVLSALARAAFTFIEVQQLAESRVLARTDDLTGLANRRGFIERLTRAEQHTTGPDTFALLLLDLDRFKEINDSLGHQVGDALLTQVGTRISDALRPGDLHARLGGDEFAVLLEHADADAARRVADRVLTVLADPFDVGGVTLHVGASIGAAVYPDHAQDAHTLLQRADVAMYAAKSGRTGVESYRPGADVNSLVRLDLIESLRAALGTGQLEVHYQVKVDLGSGRMDAVEALVRWRHPTRGLLGPEEFVPLAEQAGFMRMLTIEVLHTALDQCRRWHAAGLEVAVAVNLSASDLLDRGFPAQVSGMLAGFGLSPAALELEITETTLMLDRVRSATVLGELRALGVGIAVDDYGTGYSSLARLLELPVNVLKLDKSFIQRVADDSRAEAIVRSTVSLAHALDLRIVVEGVETAAAVRMLRDVGCDLAQGYFLGEPGPSELVTEQLRQAAATAGTIDLETATREPVGLATPREANARETSARETSARETSAREATRDPAADRGARRTGGRAPTREGGVRNTPVAPGPTTPAGSPWR, encoded by the coding sequence ATGACGTCGATCTCGCGGGCGTCCAGCCAGGGGCGAGTGTGGTGGCTGCTGGGCGCCGGGCTGGTGAGCTTCGCCCTGGCCGACTCGCTGCTGCTCGTGATCGTCACCGCCGGGCACACGCCGTCGAACGGGGTGCTGTCCAGCCTGTGGCTGCTGTCGGTGCTGATGCCGGCGCTGGCGTCCTGGCTGCGCCCGCGCTGGCAGCCGCCGGCGAAGATGTCCGGGTGGGGCGTGATCGCCGTGCCGCTGGTGCTGGCGACGGTCGCGCTGGGCCTGCTGGTGCTCGGCGCCGCGATCGACCTGCCGGCGGTCACCGTGGCACTCGCGGCGGCGACGGTGCTCTCCGCCCTGGCCCGCGCGGCCTTCACCTTCATCGAGGTCCAGCAGCTCGCGGAGAGCCGGGTGCTGGCCCGCACCGACGACCTCACCGGCCTGGCCAACCGCCGCGGCTTCATCGAGCGGCTGACCCGGGCCGAGCAGCACACCACCGGGCCGGACACCTTCGCCCTGCTGCTGCTCGACCTCGACCGGTTCAAGGAGATCAACGACTCGCTCGGCCACCAGGTCGGGGACGCGCTGCTGACCCAGGTCGGCACCCGGATCTCCGACGCCCTGCGCCCGGGCGACCTGCACGCCCGCCTCGGCGGCGACGAGTTCGCGGTGCTGCTCGAACACGCCGACGCCGACGCCGCCCGCCGGGTCGCCGACCGGGTGCTGACCGTGCTGGCCGATCCCTTCGACGTCGGAGGTGTGACGCTGCACGTGGGCGCGAGCATAGGGGCGGCCGTCTACCCGGACCACGCCCAGGACGCGCACACCCTGCTGCAGCGCGCCGACGTGGCGATGTACGCGGCGAAGTCGGGCCGCACCGGCGTGGAGTCCTACCGGCCGGGCGCCGACGTGAACAGCCTCGTCCGACTCGACCTGATCGAGTCCCTGCGGGCCGCCCTCGGCACCGGCCAGCTGGAGGTGCACTACCAGGTCAAGGTCGATCTCGGCTCCGGACGGATGGACGCGGTCGAGGCCCTCGTCCGCTGGCGGCACCCGACCAGGGGCCTGCTCGGCCCGGAGGAGTTCGTCCCGCTGGCCGAGCAGGCGGGGTTCATGCGGATGCTCACGATCGAGGTGCTCCACACCGCTCTCGACCAGTGTCGACGTTGGCACGCCGCCGGCCTCGAGGTCGCCGTGGCCGTCAACCTGTCCGCCTCCGACCTGCTCGATCGGGGCTTTCCCGCGCAGGTCAGCGGGATGCTCGCCGGTTTCGGCCTGAGCCCGGCGGCGCTGGAGCTGGAGATCACCGAGACGACGCTCATGCTCGACCGGGTACGGTCGGCCACCGTGCTCGGGGAGCTGCGGGCGCTGGGCGTCGGCATCGCCGTCGACGACTACGGCACCGGCTACTCGTCGCTGGCGCGGCTGCTCGAACTGCCGGTGAACGTGCTCAAGCTCGACAAGTCGTTCATCCAGCGGGTGGCGGACGACAGCCGGGCCGAGGCGATCGTGCGGTCCACCGTGAGCCTGGCCCACGCCCTCGACCTGCGGATCGTCGTCGAGGGGGTGGAGACCGCGGCGGCGGTGCGGATGCTGCGCGATGTCGGCTGCGACCTCGCCCAGGGCTACTTCCTCGGCGAACCCGGCCCGTCCGAGCTGGTTACCGAACAACTCCGGCAGGCCGCGGCGACGGCTGGCACGATCGACCTGGAGACCGCGACGCGGGAGCCGGTCGGGCTCGCGACGCCCCGCGAGGCGAACGCCCGCGAGACGAGCGCACGGGAGACGAGCGCACGGGAGACGAGCGCCCGGGAGGCGACCCGCGATCCCGCGGCCGACCGCGGGGCTCGCCGCACCGGCGGCCGCGCCCCGACGAGGGAGGGTGGCGTGCGCAACACACCGGTGGCCCCCGGACCGACGACGCCGGCAGGCAGCCCGTGGCGGTGA
- a CDS encoding MSMEG_0568 family radical SAM protein, whose amino-acid sequence MTSTALRSDLAVHGVAVDAPVARRGGAGPSDDGHVLLGGVGTALPIVPTSPYRVSEGRLLLDGADLGLTVEPVRRPAFYDLRTADGVPYDQLARLHGADVLATTVVQTCIRYRAEERCRFCAIEESLRHGATTAVKTPEQLAEVAEAAVRLDGVRQMVMTTGTTAGRDRGARHLARCVRAVAAAVPGLPVQVQCEPPGDLAVLTELREAGAVSVGLHVESLDDAVRRRWMPGKATVAMAQYRAAWREAVRVFGRNQVSTYLLVGLGENPDELVAGAAELVEMGVYPFVVPLRPIAGTLAFDVDGASPPPAATVADVTVRVAALLRAAGMAGSGQRAGCAACGACSPLPSAGA is encoded by the coding sequence ATGACCAGCACCGCGCTGAGAAGCGATCTCGCCGTCCACGGGGTGGCGGTGGACGCGCCCGTCGCGCGCCGCGGCGGGGCGGGCCCGTCCGACGACGGTCATGTCCTGCTCGGTGGGGTCGGCACCGCGCTGCCGATCGTCCCCACCAGCCCGTACCGGGTGAGCGAGGGGCGCCTGCTGCTCGACGGGGCCGATCTCGGCCTGACCGTCGAGCCGGTTCGCCGGCCGGCGTTCTACGACCTGCGCACCGCCGACGGCGTCCCCTACGACCAGCTCGCCCGCCTGCACGGCGCGGACGTGCTGGCCACCACGGTCGTGCAGACCTGCATCCGCTATCGGGCCGAGGAGCGCTGCCGGTTCTGCGCCATCGAGGAGTCCCTGCGCCACGGCGCGACCACCGCGGTGAAGACCCCGGAGCAGCTCGCCGAGGTCGCCGAGGCCGCGGTCCGCCTCGACGGGGTCCGCCAGATGGTGATGACCACCGGGACCACCGCGGGGCGCGATCGCGGGGCCCGCCACCTGGCCCGCTGCGTGCGGGCGGTCGCCGCCGCGGTGCCGGGCCTGCCCGTGCAGGTGCAGTGCGAGCCGCCCGGCGATCTCGCCGTGCTGACCGAGCTGCGCGAGGCCGGCGCGGTGAGCGTCGGCCTCCACGTCGAGTCGCTGGACGACGCGGTACGCCGCCGCTGGATGCCGGGCAAGGCCACCGTGGCGATGGCGCAGTACCGGGCCGCCTGGCGGGAGGCGGTGCGGGTGTTCGGCCGCAACCAGGTCTCCACCTACCTGCTCGTCGGTCTCGGGGAGAACCCGGACGAGCTGGTCGCGGGCGCCGCCGAGCTCGTCGAGATGGGCGTCTACCCGTTCGTCGTGCCGCTGCGGCCGATCGCGGGGACGCTGGCGTTCGACGTCGACGGGGCGAGCCCTCCCCCCGCGGCGACCGTCGCCGACGTGACCGTGCGGGTCGCGGCGCTGCTGCGCGCCGCCGGCATGGCCGGCTCGGGTCAACGCGCGGGCTGCGCCGCCTGCGGCGCGTGCAGCCCGCTGCCCTCGGCGGGTGCCTGA